A part of Cryptococcus gattii WM276 chromosome G, complete sequence genomic DNA contains:
- a CDS encoding Hypothetical Protein (Similar to TIGR gene model, INSD accession AAW44460.1) yields the protein MPSVPYRSPKQVFSDSEDENVRKAESLDNQEGYDKGPRPSYPRINFSNGVPLTPRRTVAFAPTPLKKLNFSTTKIKGTPGKNIPGMKFVKSPAPDTSPFGNLDDEDDDDGNVGSVVMDFRSLKVDTGTVTGRTFEDEIVENMDEIDDVLDSPSMSRSLTTSTLHIGPPPVLKFSSFSSPSTTTQMPFSSNISSPSPSESDSESEWLPTQTPKRRPGKARRLIASDSEDDEELLAAPEVQAKPQKPKQVIDLIFSEDEEIVPVAEEENGGYYGPDDSYGSLRDFIIDDSECENYVEAPSTEEEESEVEVWEPINTTKGIKAVEMEKVDAPSQEEGQGERDWDSDSDAGILRYSPPRRPLQLPPLETPMLAVNCDSEPEQDESISKKVTEKSKTPKLKGDPSKKEWALQRVRVANEIFGDLDRRVFESKLGERGAKARLDWNNRLLTTAGMARSKRSTRDNGSSKEYWIELSEKVLTSEGRILNTVAHEMCHLATWIISGDFKNPHGHIFKSWGRKVMHARKDIEVTTKHSYVIEYKYEWKCSNERCGQVYKRQSKSIDTSKHACGSCRSKLIPLFETKQKAASGFQLYLKENMKNAKAAMPGASHGDVMRALSKRWTEAGEVTKGEHEIYWKGMASKKSTNH from the exons ATGCCGAGCGTTCCGTACAGAAGCCCCAAGCAAGTCTTTTCTGACTCTGAAGACGAAAATGTGAGGAAAGCAGAGAGTCTGGATAATCAAGAAGGGTATGACAAAGGCCCGA GACCGTCATATCCGCGAATTAATTTTTCAAATGGGGTACCTCTTACCCCTCGGCGCACCGTCGCCTTTGCTCCCACTCCTCTCAAGAAGCTCAACTTCTCCACCACCAAAATTAAGGGTACCCCTGGGAAAAATATCCCTGGTATGAAGTTTGTCAAGTCACCTGCTCCCGACACATCGCCTTTTGGAAACCTTGAcgacgaggatgatgacgatggTAATGTTGGCAGCGTTGTTATGGACTT CCGTTCACTCAAGGTAGACACCGGTACTGTGACAGGGCGTACTTTTGAGGACGAGATTGTTGAGAACATGGATGAAATTGATGATGTATTGGATTC ACCGAGTATGTCAAGGTCTCTTACTACATCAACGTTACATATTGGCCCTCCTCCTGTGCTCAAATTTTCGTCATTTTCGTCCCCCTCTACCACTACCCAAATGCCGTTTTCAAGCAACATCTCGTCACCATCTCCTTCAGAGAGCGACTCCGAGTCAGAGTGGTTGCCTACTCAAACACCCAAAAGGAGGCCAGGCAAAGCACGAAGACTAATTGCCTCTGATtctgaagatgatgaagagctGTTGGCAGCCCCAGAGGTTCAAGCCAAGCCTCAAAAACCTAAGCAGGTGATTGATCTTATTTTCAGCGAAGACGAAGAGATTGTGCCGGTTGCCGAAGAGGAGAATGGTGGATATTATGGCCCTGATGATTCGTATGGATCTTTAAGAGATTTTATTATTGACGACAGTGAATGTGAGAACTACGTGGAAGCACCTAGTAcggaggaagaagagagcGAGGTCGAGGTATGGGAACCCATCAATACGACCAAGGGAATCAAGGCCGTTGAAATGGAGAAGGTTGATGCTCCAAGCCAAGAAGAGGGGCAAGGGGAAAGAGACTGGGACAGTGACTCTGATGCTGGTATATTACGCTATTCTCCCCCTCGACGCCCTTTGCAGCTCCCCCCTCTCGAGACCCCCATGCTCGCCGTCAATTGTGATTCTGAACCTGAACAAGACGAATCCATATCCAAAAAGGTCACTGAAAAATCCAAAACACCAAAACTCAAGGGCGACCCTTCCAAGAAGGAATGGGCTTTGCAAAGAGTTAGGGTGGCGAATGAAATCTTTGGCGATCTCGACAGACGCGTGTTCGAATCAAAGCtgggagaaagaggagcAAAGGCGAGGCTCGATTGGAATAATAGGTTGTTAACCACTGCGGGTATGGCTAGATCCAAAAG GTCTACGAGAGACAATGGCAGCTCCAAGGAATACTGGATAGAGCTATCCGAAAAGGTTCTTACTAGCGAAG GACGTATCCTCAATACTGTCGCTCACGAGATGTGCCACC TGGCAACGTGGATCATAAGCGGTGACTTCAAGAACCCTCATGGGCATATTTTCAAAAGCTG GGGGAGGAAGGTCATGCATGCTAGGAAGGACATAGAAGTCACC ACCAAACACTCCTATGTGATTGAGTATAAATACGAGTGGAAGTGTTCCAATGAAAGATGTGGGCAAGT CTACAAAAGACAGTCAAAGT CTATCGATACCAGCAAGCACGCTTGTGGCTCTTGCAGAAGTAAACTCATCCCTCTTTTTGAAACTAAGCAAAAGGCCGCTTCAGGCTTCCAGC TATATTTGAAAGAAAACATGAAGAACGCCAAGGCGGCAATGCCTGGAGCATCCCATGGCGACGTTATGAGAGCTTTGTCCAAGAGGTGGACTGAAGCTGGGGAGGTGACTAAGGGGGAACACGAGATCTACTGGAAGGGGATGGCAAGCAAAAAATCAACAAATCACTAA
- a CDS encoding glutamyl-tRNA(Gln) amidotransferase, putative (Similar to TIGR gene model, INSD accession AAW44458.1), with translation MITLIRWRVAHPSAPLRWSRCFVTSTKKGDEGYQTVIGLEIHAQIKTGRKLFSKASTSYGHVPNTNVDVHDAAFPGALPVLDLNAIRLSIMTALALNCHINPRSTFDRKHYFYHDIPASYQITQHYNPLARNGHLEIREGDNGSKRTFDIGIKQLQVEQDTAKSQTVGDAVLVDLNRAGTGLMEIVTEPDMRSPEEAGAFVKKLQGLLRRVGSADGDMEKGNLRVDVNVSVHKPGMPFGTRCEIKNVNSVRFLQAAIESERRRHIAHYSTSPSEPLIQETRGFNELTLQTYSLRSKEEAADYRYMPDHNLPAIVIDDEYLRALRKKLPEMPWQSVERLVKTYGVTKRDAETLLGLDEYGAQGMTYFEEVVKQDKKIAKKAINWIAHELLGQLGKANRPWTTTIIPAPLMHELVIAVENREITGTTGKAIIKHLVSLPESASFPSSFADLLAKLGLTPSPVSVEDVTETCKKAINNQPKAVADFKKGNEKVVMRLVGEVMKLSGGKADAMKAKGILLDLLKE, from the exons ATGATTACCCTTATAAGGTGGCGTGTTGCCCATCCTTCTGCACCGCTACGCTGGTCTCGATGCTTTGTGACTTCCACCAAGAAGGGAGACGAAGGGTATCAAACTGTCATCGGTCTTGAAATTCATGCTCAGATCAAAACTGGGAGGAAACTCTTCTCAA AAGCTTCTACCTCCTATGGACATGTGCCTAATACGAATGTCGACGTCCATGATGCTGCTTTCCCTGGGGCTTTACCT GTTCTAGACCTCAATGCTATCAGGCTTTCCATTATGACAGCGCTTGCACTCAACTGTCACATC AACCCTCGTTCAACATTCGACCGTAAGCACTACTTTTATCACGACATTCCGGCATCCTACCAAATTACTCAGCATTACA ATCCCCTTGCTCGGAACGGCCATCTCGAAATACGAGAAGGTGATAACGGATCTAAGCGTACTTTCGATATCGGCATCAAGCAGCTGCAAGTTGAACAAGATACAGCAAAGTCCCAAACAGTCGGCGATGCTGTGCTCGTTGATCTGAACCGTGCTGGCACGGGTTTGATGGAAATCGTGACGGAGCCTGATATGCGATCACCGGAAGAGGCAGGAGCCTTTGTGAAGAAGCTGCAGGGTTTATTGAGAAGAGTGGGGTCTGCAGATGGAGATATGGAGAAG GGTAATCTGAGAGTCGATGTCAACGTCTCAGTGCACAAGCCCGGAATGCCCTTTGGGACAAGATGCGAAATAAAAAACGTCAACTCTGTTCGCTTTCTCCAAGCAGCCATTG AGTCTGAGCGTCGACGACATATCGCACACTACTCCACAAGCCCATCTGAACCGCTTATCCAAGAGACTCGAGGATTCAACGAACTCACATTGCAAACGTACTCTTTGCGCTCCAAGGAAGAGGCTGCGGATTATCGTTATATGCCTGATCATAATCTGCCAGCCATAGTCATCGACGAT GAATACCTTCGCGCGCTCCGCAAGAAGCTTCCAGAGATGCCTTGGCAAAGTGTCGAACGACTCGTCAAGACTTATGGTGTAACCAAAAGAGATGCGGAAACTCTTCTTGGCTTAGACGAATATGGTGCTCAAGGGATGACGTATTTTGAGGAGGTTGTTAAACAGGATAAAAAGATTGCAAAGAAAGCTATCAATTG GATCGCACATGAACTCCTAGGCCAACTCGGCAAAGCCAACAGACCCTGGACAACGACCATCATCCCAGCCCCGTTAATGCATGAACTCGTGATCGCTGTAGAGAACCGCGAAATCACCGGTACCACTGGTAAAGCTATCATTAAGCACCTTGTCTCCCTACCCGAATCTGCCTCGTTCCCTTCATCATTTGCCGACCTTCTTGCCAAGCTTGGCTTGACGCCCTCTCCTGTATCTGTTGAAGATGTCACAGAAACTTGTAAAAAGGCCATAAACAACCAACCCAAGGCGGTAGCGGATTTCAAGAAGGGAAATGAAAAGGTGGTGATGCGCTTGGTAGGAGAAGTTATGAAACTGTCTGGTGGTAAGGCAGATGCGATGAAGGCGAAAGGCATCTTGCTGGATTTGCTCAAGGAGTGA
- a CDS encoding uncharacterized protein (Similar to TIGR gene model, INSD accession AAW44456.1) yields the protein MTFLRTSRLAFSRTSGAAFISRSLQTSTSVHPLYPDSPLYSYSIGLSYAAKYSPPFINPKQNIKPYGFSNQNNDIGKWVQQMLELTAGRGDLKASQEDLAEARRRWGAGEDFFGITNARGDLHIAVSDGVGGWSDRIDASLFPQLLCYHYAKSAQELANSSTGSVDPKSIMKKAYEDALKDKSVSAGGATMVGARLDEDGQGVFANLGDSGYFILRGDEILEFSQAQTHFFNCPTQLSKVPPEMKHQGIVHDTPDMADTKSFEFQAGDVIALFTDGFSDNVPSSHIPGLSKLLNRILEDPANKDLSPAERDSERARLFADMLVGYGRAAMTKTGEEKGPNGWKTPFEEEATKKVPKWGWKGGKIDDITVVTAVVSELD from the exons ATGACCTTCTTGAGGACATCTCGATTAGCGTTTTCGCGAACTAGCGGAGCAGCCTTCATTAGCCGCTCTTTACAAACTTCGACCTCTGTCCACCCTCTTTACCCCGACTCGCCTCTCTACAGCTATTCTATCGGTCTGTCTTACGCCGCCAAATACTCGCCTCCATTCATCAACCCCAAGCAAAACATCAAACCATACGGTTTTTCAAATCAAAACAATGATATAGGAAAATGGGTGCAGCAGATGCTCGAATTAACTGCTGGACGGGGTGATCTGAAAGCGAGTCAGGAGGATTTGGCTGAGGCTAGGAGGCGGTGGGGTGCCGGAGAGGACTTCTTCGGGATCACTAATGCTAGGGGAGAT CTGCACATCGCAGTCTCAGATGGTGTTGGCGGTTGGTCCGACCGAATTGACGCTTCTTTGTTCCCTCAATTATTATGCTACCATTACGCCAAATCAGCTCAAGAACTGGCAAACTCTTCAACAGGATCAGTAGACCCGAAGTCTATCATGAAGAAGGCATACGAAGATGCTTTGAAGGATAAGAGTGTGAGCGCTGGCGGTGCAACAATGGTTGGTGCAAGGCTGGACGAAGATGGTCAGGGAGTCTTCGCCAA TCTTGGTGACTCTGGATACTTTATCCTGCGAGGTGACGAAATATTAGAGTTCTCTCAAGCTCAAACTCACTTCTTCAACTGTCCC ACCCAATTGTCCAAAGTACCTCCGGAGATGAAGCATCAGGGAATCGTACACGATACCCCAGACATGGCAGACACAAAATCCTTCGAGTTCCAAGCTGGCGACGTGATTGCTCTCTTT ACCGATGGTTTCTCAGATAACGTGCCATCCTCCCACATCCCTGGCTTGTCCAAGCTCCTCAACCGTATCCTCGAAGACCCAGCGAACAAGGACCTGTCTCCCGCCGAACGAGATTCTGAAAGAGCGAGGCTATTTGCGGATATGTTGGTAGGGTATGGAAGGGCAGCGATGACCAAGACTGGGGAGGAAAAGGGGCCAAACGGCTGGAAGACACCGTTTGAAGAGGAGGCGACGAAGAAGGTGCCCAAGTGGGGCTGGAAAGGAGGCAAGATTGATGA TATCACTGTTGTGACTGCTGTAGTTTCCGAGCTCGACTAG
- a CDS encoding Arginase, putative (Similar to TIGR gene model, INSD accession AAW44454.1), which translates to MLSRVSPSLRQSLAAPLRASRMDTLSIQKAFTHSSTPRNHHITARPSSDKGLTSPTYNYKFLNKPATASLVGCPFSGGQGRAGVDLAPNKLVSAGLVEQISGLGWNVHYESHQNFLDIPYNPLPSSSPVASHDGPSTHTTTAQGEKMVQRLPDPDIGNMKKPRLVSAVNEMVAKEVGDIAEKGWLPVTLGGDHSLAMGTIAGTKRKYPNAGVIWVDAHADINTPLTTETGNLHGCPVSFLLGLDGCDVEPFNKWLKPCLKPEDIVYIGLRDIDDAEKKILKENKIKVFTMHHVDKYGIGKVMELALQHINPSGDRPLHLSFDVDALDPTVAPSTGTPVRGGLTFREGHYITEVVAETGCLVALDIMEVNPSLLDPRSVEKTVAAGCSLTRASLGETLS; encoded by the exons ATGCTCTCTCGCgtctctccttctcttcgTCAGTCTCTTGCTGCCCCGCTGAGGGCATCCAGGATGGACACTTTGTCTATCCAGAAAGCGTTCACCCACTCCTCAACACCTAGAAATCATCATATCACCGCTCGACCTAGCAGTGATAAGGGCCTTACCTCGCCCACTTACAACTATAAGTTTTTGAACAAGCCTGCTACTGCGTCT CTTGTCGGATGCCCCTTTAG CGGTGGACAAGGTCGAGCCGGTGTCGATCTCGCCCCAAACAAGCTCGTCTCTGCTGGCCTCGTCGAGCAAATTTCAGGCCTCGGCTGGAACGTCCATTACGAATCCCATCAAAACTTCCTCGACATTCCTTACAAtccccttccttcctcttcccccgTCGCCTCCCACGATGGGCCCTCTACGCATACTACCACCGCTCAAGGGGAAAAGATGGTTCAAAGGTTGCCGGACCCTGATATCGGAAACATGAAGAAACCTAGATTAGTTAGTGCGGTGAATGAGATGGTAGCCAAGGAGGTTGGGGATATTGCGGAGAAGGGATGGCTGCCTGTGACTTTGGGAGGCGACCACAGTTTGGCGATGGGCACTATTGCTGGTACTAAGCGCAAGTACCCTAACGCTGGTGTGATCTGG GTTGATGCTCATGCCGATATTAACACCCCACTGACCACGGAGACTGGCAACCTCCACGGCTGCCCCGTATCTTTCCTCTTGGGTTTAGATGGCTGTGATGTCGAGCCTTTCAACAAGTGGCTTAAACCTTGTCTAAAGCCTGAAGATAT CGTCTACATCGGTCTCCGAGACATTGATGACGCCGAAAAGAAGATTTTGAAGGAGAACAAAATCAAGGTTTTCACTATGCACCACGTCGACAAGTACGGCATTGGCAAAGTCATGGAACTTGCACTTCAGCATATCAATCCCAGCGGCGACCGACCCCTTCACCTCAGTTTCGACGTTGACGCTCTTGATCCCACAGTTGCTCCTA GCACTGGTACCCCTGTTCGAGGTGGTCTGACTTTCCGCGAAG GCCATTACATTACCGAGGTCGTTGCCGAGACCGGGTGTCTCGTCGCATTGGACATCATG GAGGTCAATCCTAGCCTGCTTGACCCCAGGTCCGTTGAGAAGACTGTTGCTGCTGGCTGTTCCCTCACGCGAGCGTCTTTGGGTGAGACTTTGTCGTAA
- a CDS encoding uncharacterized protein (Similar to TIGR gene model, INSD accession AAW44452.1), which translates to MGSSQSQPSANDRPSDNNGRPASRRTSSNPLQSFRRLSTMGRHAADTSSSSQPVNDSGEERENNVEVEMERTGSGNGGKRMRQASTVGDTRLSGIERKKPRMGERQESEASSPRTWYSREDEPMPSASTSRTSWSTQPYPQPASTPGQSTTLSPALSSDDSLSEERLQTLATIRDTLGPEWPPADSPAAPVVERLLRRHSSQNSAGSSTPAFGTGVGGLTPGNHTVAEARINLQRAMTQARNLADRITSMSARLNSGLLAASSRGLHDRPVSQPESQPQSQHELPSSTGAAQEVSSLAMEDLAARLREAREELAETERQLNETRERFESTTERTRVPTGAVLIVQGLAQTHTFPDMEEAQNRGESGRERAQYNEEDVGLHTTLERDSESRRGSARPRRASESRVGDRVEASNEDGEGVTLQQQANMISGLLTVAAAATATTLLAPGGSRPSLASAVQPQRPSPSSTLESMLSRLRPNRPRQQTEQTVEASLGNYLRNVLRDNRVQGFTNPNTPLGTTETSSTAASSPADPPPPSQDPAADAAEEAISSEFQTFLEGLQGELVDAVRDFAGPLPEADEEVSARDGEDVVQSMAGASLDPSSSRADDASASARATATQFTTAGDSISTSNSIPTFHSQLGQNLPGVRREIPSVTGGRDGVPRRLNFFRVHTFPAISPITGRQIEGRQDNGNEIQTADGTASNISPREAAEQQTPAIVNGVPQAQPHTRTQTPDDEPLIPCIFIGVRSIRHDPAMTTDDLVAHPQFPFVNGEVPPRPPAPEGEGAEENAAGDGTQEREDTLRDHDQNHEEDQHPTTSPRQERATSSPPERDRRSLRERLLSHLRRATSPASPPTSPLGPLNTYLVYVIGGNYPRSHPVLRMPSLIHGGAMTDEELQFVGDLLGSSNNQTVEKEKLDNSGLQVIKGKEMENKGKACEVIDSCVERCLVCLSGYEPEEDCRILGCRHAFHKDCVDQWLTTGKNSCPACRTEAVDSKPSWTEESTATTAAGTDSVD; encoded by the exons ATGGGATCCTCACAATCACAACCTTCCGCCAACGACCGGCCGAGTGATAACAACGGTCGTCCAGCTTCACGACGGACCTCTTCAAACCCTCTTCAATCTTTTCGTCGTCTATCCACCATGGGGAGACACGCAGCTGAtacctcttcttcgtctcAACCTGTTAACGACTCAGGTGAGGAACGGGAGAATAATGTGGAGGTGGAGATGGAGCGAACGGGAAGTGGGAACGGAGGGAAGCGTATGAGGCAAGCTTCGACTGTCGGTGATACGAGATTGAGTGGTATCGAGAGAAAAAAGCCGAGAATGGGGGAGAGACAGGAGTCCGAAGCGTCGTCGCCCCGGACATGGTATAGCCGTGAGGATGAACCCATGCCCTCGGCCTCAACATCTAGAACAAGTTGGTCGACTCAGCCTTATCCTCAACCCGCATCAACCCCTGGTCAATCGACTACCTTATCCCCTGCACTTTCATCTGACGATTCTCTTTCTGAGGAACGTCTTCAAACCCTGGCCACTATCCGCGATACCCTCGGCCCTGAATGGCCACCTGCCGATTCTCCTGCTGCGCCCGTTGTGGAAAGACTTTTGAGGCGCCATTCCTCCCAGAACTCTGCAGGGTCAAGTACGCCCGCATTCGGGACTGGTGTAGGTGGTCTGACGCCCGGAAATCATACCGTAGCTGAGGCCAGGATTAATTTGCAGAGAGCAATGACCCAAGCTCGGAATCTGGCTGATCGCATTACTTCCATGTCAGCACGACTTAACTCTGGTCTTCTGGCGGCCTCCTCTCGTGGTCTCCATGATCGCCCAGTCAGTCAACCCGAATCCCAACCTCAGTCACAACATGAGCTCCCATCCTCAACAGGGGCAGCGCAGGAAGTTTCTTCTTTAGCAATGGAAGACCTCGCCGCTCGTCTGCGCGAAGCTAGGGAAGAATTGGCCGAGACTGAACGACAGCTGAACGAAACTAGAGAGAGGTTCGAATCGACCACCGAAAGAACAAGAGTACCTACCGGTGCAGTATTGATTGTACAAGGTTTGGCACAGACACATACGTTCCCTGATATGGAGGAGGCTCAGAACAGAGGGGAAAGTGGGAGGGAAAGGGCCCAATAtaatgaagaagatgtaGGCCTTCACACCACTTTGGAACGGGATAGTGAAAGTCGTAGAGGTAGTGCGAGACCGAGACGGGCTTCCGAAAGTAGAGTAGGAGATAGGGTTGAAGCGTCCAATGAAGATGGGGAAGGAGTGACTCTGCAACAGCAAGCGAACATGATTAGTGGTCTCCTTAC TGTGGCCGCTGCAGCAACAGCTACTACTCTACTCGCTCCAGGAGGCAGTCGCCCCAGCCTCGCCTCTGCTGTTCAGCCCCAACGCCCTTCGCCATCTTCTACATTGGAGTCTATGCTCAGCCGCTTGAGACCCAATCGTCCAAGGCAACAAACAGAACAGACCGTCGAGGCGTCCTTAGGGAACTACCTCCGCAATGTCCTTCGTGACAATAGAGTACAAGGTTTTACTAATCCCAATACCCCATTAGGCACTACAGAGACCTCCTCGACTGCCGCTTCTTCCCCTGCTGATCCGCCTCCACCAAGTCAAGATCCTGCAGCGGATGCAGCTGAAGAAGCCATCTCGTCTGAATTCCAGACCTTCCTCGAAGGGCTGCAAGGGGAGCTGGTAGATGCAGTCAGAGATTTTGCGGGACCTTTACCTGAAGCAGACGAGGAAGTGAGTGCTCGAGATGGTGAAGACGTAGTGCAGTCCATGGCAGGCGCTAGCCTCGATCCTTCCTCGAGTAGAGCAGACGACGCCTCGGCCTCTGCGCGAGCTACGGCTACCCAGTTTACCACTGCTGGGGATTCCATTTCCACTTCCAACTCCATTCCGACCTTCCATTCCCAGTTAGGTCAAAACCTCCCAGGTGTCCGAAGAGAAATTCCCTCAGTAACTGGTGGTCGGGATGGTGTACCTAGACGGTTAAACTTTTTCAGAGTGCATACTTTCCCTGCCATATCACCAATTACGGGGCGACAAATTGAGGGTCGTCAAGATAATGGGAACGAAATTCAGACTGCGGATGGTACTGCTAGTAATATCTCCCCACGGGAGGCAGCCGAGCAGCAGACGCCTGCAATTGTTAACGGTGTACCACAAGCTCAACCACACACCCGGACACAGACGCCAGACGACGAGCCTCTGATACCCTGCATCTTTATCGGCGTACGAAGTATTCGTCATGATCCAGCCATGACCACTGATGACCTCGTTGCCCACCCTCAATTTCCTTTCGTCAATGGTGAAGTACCCCCTCGGCCTCCTGCACCCGAAGGTGAAGGTGCCGAAGAGAATGCAGCGGGGGATGGTACTcaggaaagagaagataCACTTCGCGATCACGATCAAAACCACGAAGAGGACCAACATCCTACTACTTCACCCCGACAGGAACGTGCGACATCTTCGCCACCCGAAAGAGACCGCCGTTCCCTTCGCGAGCGTCTTCTCTCCCACCTCCGTCGGGCCACATCTCCTGCATCGCCTCCCACATCCCCTTTGGGACCGTTGAACACCTATCTTGTTTATGTTATTGGAGGTAACTACCCTCGGTCTCACCCTGTTTTGAGGATGCCCTCTCTCATTCATGGTGGTGCGATGACAGATGAAGAGCTACAGTTTGTAGGAGACCTTCTAGGATCGTCGAATAACCAGACTGTcgagaaggagaagctcGATAATAGTGGATTGCAGGTGATCAAAGGAAAGGAAATGGAGAACAAGGGTAAGGCTTGTGAAGTAATTGACAGTTGTGTTGAACGATGTCTT GTTTGCTTGTCAGGTTATGAGCCAGAAGAGGATTGTCGTATCTTGGGATGTCGTCATGCCTTTCACAAGGATTGCGTTGATCAGTGGCTGACAACGGGAAAGAATTCTTGTCCCGCCTGTCGTACTGAAG CTGTTGATTCAAAACCGTCATGGACCGAAGAGAGCACGGCGACCACTGCGGCCGGTACGGATTCTGTTGACTGA
- a CDS encoding uncharacterized protein (Similar to TIGR gene model, INSD accession AAW44450.1): MPLKEVPRPYPLIDSDPHFSRVVRYMRPNDYALWAGAAAAGPGLLWLYERVDPTRSNPASLRSALRLTGLLGFFGGFLLAYQQSTFRFWGWRENAAEVQKDHAELSQRAKEGKPLYGESQLDPYLQGVAARNSTWSQLKLHAFPWFNVANHNSHGVDTSKYTSETPNQPS, encoded by the exons ATGCCATTGAAGGAAGTTCCCAGACCATACCCCCTCATCGACTCTGACCCCCATTTCAGCAGGGTGGTCAGATACATGCGACCGAACGACTATGCCTTGTGGGCTGGAGCCGCCGCTGCTGGGCCTGGATTGTTGTGGCTTTATG AACGCGTCGATCCTACGAGGTCTAACCCTGCAAGCCTCCGAAGTGCCCTCCGGCTGACTGGTCTCTTGGGTTTCTTCGGTGGCTTCTTGCTAGCTTACCAGCAATCTACTT TCCGATTTTGGGGTTGGAGGGAAAACGCCGCTGAAGTCCAGAAGGACCACGCTGAGCTTTCCCAACGAGCCAAGGAGGGCAAGCCTCTTTATGGCGAGAGCCAGCTCGATCCTTATCTCCAGGGTGTTGCGGCAAGGAACTCTACTTGGTCTCAGTTGAAGTTGCATGCTTTCCCTTG GTTCAACGTCGCCAACCACAACTCCCACGGTGTCGACACCTCAAAATACACTTCTGAAACTCCCAACCAACCCTCATAA